The proteins below come from a single Crossiella sp. CA-258035 genomic window:
- a CDS encoding SDR family oxidoreductase, whose product MVERRGVLVTGASRGIGRAVAVAFAGAGERVAVHSTRAHEDAEATLAALPGEGHALVTGDLGDPVAAQRIAADAVAALGRVDVLVNNAAVAPTAANRHDPAEVGYPDWVAAWRQMIEVNLLGAANVSWAVARHLIDRGAPGNIVNIGSRGAFRGEPAHPAYGASKAALHALGQSLAVALALHGIAVTSVAPGFVATERQQAKLGGEKGDALRRESPFGRVGTPEEVAHTVLHLAAPESAWASGTIVDLNGASYLWS is encoded by the coding sequence GTGGTTGAGCGCAGAGGGGTGCTGGTCACCGGGGCGTCGCGGGGCATCGGCAGGGCGGTGGCGGTGGCCTTCGCCGGCGCGGGTGAGCGGGTGGCCGTGCACAGCACCAGGGCGCACGAGGACGCCGAGGCGACCCTGGCCGCGCTGCCGGGCGAGGGGCACGCGCTGGTGACCGGTGATCTCGGTGATCCGGTTGCCGCACAACGGATCGCCGCGGACGCGGTGGCCGCGCTGGGCCGGGTGGACGTGCTGGTCAACAACGCCGCCGTGGCTCCCACCGCGGCCAACCGGCACGACCCCGCCGAGGTCGGCTACCCGGACTGGGTGGCCGCCTGGCGGCAGATGATCGAGGTCAACCTGCTGGGCGCGGCCAACGTTTCCTGGGCGGTGGCCCGCCACCTCATCGACCGCGGCGCGCCGGGCAACATCGTCAACATCGGCTCACGCGGCGCCTTCCGCGGCGAGCCCGCCCACCCGGCCTACGGCGCGAGCAAGGCCGCGCTGCACGCCCTGGGCCAGTCGCTGGCGGTGGCGCTGGCGCTACACGGGATCGCGGTGACCTCGGTCGCGCCGGGGTTCGTCGCCACCGAGCGGCAGCAGGCCAAGCTCGGTGGCGAGAAGGGGGACGCGCTGCGCCGGGAGAGCCCGTTCGGCCGGGTCGGCACGCCCGAGGAGGTCGCGCACACCGTGCTGCACCTGGCCGCGCCGGAGTCGGCCTGGGCGTCCGGGACGATCGTGGATCTCAACGGGGCTTCGTACCTGTGGTCCTAG
- a CDS encoding metallophosphoesterase family protein: protein MSEPRQEARYSRRSLFRAGAMGGAVVTAGTLLPAAATAAAAQRLRPLGRHLAYGADPSRQVVISWQELGAVTRPYVRIATTAGKFGPPIAAEARKLDSELAWQQSEHDFPPHAPATMSQHYLHVRLTDLSPATTYFYVVGHQDYDPTTSGRPGEIATFRTAPAVGSTEPFTFTAFGDQGVGYNARRANSQLADLAPAFTLGLGNLSYAITAGTAGVEGGHTDTDEYDAARWDSYFAQNEIVAAGTPWMVALGNHEMEDWYSANGYGGFKARFTMPDNAWNGATGIYSWRYQNVGLISLDGNDICYRNTANYDHTKGKQLKWLDAQLGKFRADRTVEFVVVYLHHAPYSTADAGGAESAAQQKWAPLFDKHKVDLVLNAHNRLYERTDPIRAGKGTKQVKPKGTVVPATDGTTYITAGGGGQGLDKFYRDAPESYLGHEDNSGSPTMKCFKKNSASHTDTKVGWSRVRYRGYGLVAVEVAPARMTVRALAEDGTLIDEITVRRG from the coding sequence ATGTCTGAGCCACGGCAGGAAGCCCGGTACTCGCGCCGGTCGCTGTTCCGGGCAGGCGCCATGGGCGGTGCGGTGGTCACCGCGGGCACGCTGCTGCCCGCCGCCGCGACGGCGGCCGCGGCCCAGCGGCTGCGCCCGCTGGGACGGCACCTCGCTTACGGCGCGGACCCGTCCAGGCAGGTGGTGATCTCCTGGCAGGAACTGGGCGCGGTGACCCGCCCGTACGTCCGGATCGCCACCACAGCGGGAAAGTTCGGACCACCGATCGCCGCTGAGGCCCGCAAACTCGACAGCGAGCTGGCCTGGCAGCAGTCCGAACACGACTTCCCGCCGCACGCGCCCGCCACCATGAGCCAGCACTACCTGCACGTCCGGCTCACCGACCTCTCCCCTGCCACCACCTACTTCTACGTGGTGGGCCACCAGGACTACGACCCCACCACCAGCGGCCGCCCCGGCGAGATCGCCACCTTCCGCACCGCCCCGGCCGTCGGCAGCACCGAGCCGTTCACCTTCACCGCCTTCGGTGACCAGGGCGTCGGCTACAACGCACGCCGGGCCAACAGCCAGCTCGCCGACCTCGCCCCGGCCTTCACCCTCGGCCTCGGCAACCTGAGCTACGCCATCACCGCGGGCACCGCGGGGGTGGAAGGCGGGCACACGGACACCGACGAGTACGACGCGGCCCGGTGGGACTCCTACTTCGCGCAGAACGAGATCGTCGCCGCGGGCACCCCGTGGATGGTCGCGCTCGGCAACCACGAGATGGAGGACTGGTACTCCGCCAACGGTTACGGCGGGTTCAAGGCGCGGTTCACCATGCCGGACAACGCCTGGAACGGCGCCACCGGCATCTACTCCTGGCGCTACCAGAACGTCGGCCTGATCAGCCTGGACGGCAACGACATCTGCTACCGCAACACCGCCAACTACGACCACACCAAGGGCAAGCAGCTGAAGTGGCTGGACGCCCAGCTCGGCAAGTTCCGCGCCGACCGCACGGTCGAGTTCGTCGTGGTCTACCTGCACCACGCGCCGTACTCCACCGCCGACGCCGGTGGCGCGGAAAGCGCGGCCCAGCAGAAGTGGGCCCCGCTGTTCGACAAGCACAAGGTCGACCTGGTGCTCAACGCGCACAACCGCCTGTACGAGCGCACCGACCCGATCCGCGCGGGCAAGGGCACCAAGCAGGTCAAGCCGAAGGGCACGGTGGTCCCGGCCACGGACGGCACCACCTACATCACCGCCGGTGGCGGCGGGCAGGGGCTGGACAAGTTCTACCGGGACGCGCCGGAGAGCTACCTCGGCCACGAGGACAACAGCGGCTCGCCGACGATGAAGTGCTTCAAGAAGAACAGCGCCAGCCACACCGACACCAAGGTCGGCTGGTCCCGGGTGCGCTACCGCGGGTACGGCCTGGTGGCGGTCGAGGTGGCGCCGGCGCGGATGACGGTGCGGGCGCTCGCCGAGGACGGCACGCTGATCGACGAGATCACGGTGCGCCGCGGCTGA